A genomic window from Sulfurovum riftiae includes:
- the ppsA gene encoding phosphoenolpyruvate synthase encodes MAVYIKWFEEIGIQDVDEVGGKNASLGEMYRHLTAEGVRVPNGFAVTAEAYDYVLKVNGAWEKLHDQLDDLDPSDVTQLQKRGAACREIIDACELPEDLKNEILGGYKALKEEYGEGLSLAVRSSATAEDSPEASFAGQNDTYLNISSEEALLDAYKRCLASNFTDRSIHYKHDNGFDYFKVHLSVVVMKMIRSDIGASGVMFSLDTETGFNDVVFINATYGLGENVVQGTIDPDSFYVHKPTFEKGYRSVLKRRLGRKALKMVFTDTLSTGSIAAEYTRNIETPEEERKQFSISDEEIMVLAGYAIKVEKHYSKEAGYDKPMDMEWAKDGIDGQLYMVQARPETVESQKKGNILEMYRLKEKGRVLVTGRAVGTKIGTGKVRYIPDASALNEFKAGEVLLADTTTPDWEPVMKIASAIVTNRGGRTCHAAIVSRELGIPAVVGSDNATDVLKNGQEVTVSCAEGENGYVYEGKLDFEIVKTDLSDLPKTKTEIMMNLGNPDIAFSLASLPVDGIGLARMEFIINEYIKAHPMALKHPEKVDAKTREALEALSESFDSMEDFFIKRLSEGVATIAATVYPKPCVVRMSDFKSNEYATLLGGKFFEPFEANPMIGFRGAARYAHPAYEEGFSLECAAMKRVRDEMGFDNVILMIPFCRRVDEGKRVIETMEKYGLKRGENGLQVYVMCEIPNNVISIDGFSEVFDGFSIGSNDLTQLTLGVDRDSEIVAFDYDERDPGVMKMIEMAVEGAQRNKRHSGICGQAPSDYPEVAEFLVKLGIDSISLNPDSVLSTLPRIVEVEKKLGR; translated from the coding sequence ATGGCAGTATATATCAAATGGTTTGAAGAGATAGGTATACAGGATGTAGATGAAGTAGGCGGCAAGAATGCTTCTCTGGGTGAGATGTACCGGCATCTGACGGCTGAAGGGGTTCGGGTGCCCAACGGTTTTGCTGTTACGGCCGAGGCCTATGATTATGTGTTGAAAGTAAATGGGGCTTGGGAAAAACTGCATGACCAGCTTGATGACCTGGACCCTTCCGATGTCACACAACTCCAAAAACGCGGAGCGGCATGCCGGGAGATCATCGATGCCTGTGAACTGCCGGAAGATCTGAAAAATGAGATACTCGGGGGATACAAGGCACTGAAAGAGGAATACGGAGAGGGACTTTCTCTGGCCGTACGGTCCTCGGCGACAGCGGAGGATTCTCCCGAAGCTTCTTTTGCCGGACAGAATGACACCTATCTGAATATCTCTTCAGAAGAGGCATTGCTCGATGCCTATAAACGCTGTCTGGCTTCCAATTTCACGGACCGCTCTATCCACTATAAACACGATAACGGATTTGATTATTTTAAAGTTCACCTCTCTGTGGTGGTCATGAAAATGATACGCAGTGATATAGGGGCAAGCGGCGTGATGTTCAGTCTCGATACGGAGACCGGATTCAACGATGTCGTCTTCATAAATGCGACGTACGGCCTGGGTGAGAATGTCGTGCAGGGGACCATAGACCCCGACAGTTTCTATGTGCACAAACCGACTTTTGAAAAAGGGTACCGCAGTGTACTCAAACGGCGACTCGGCAGAAAAGCGCTCAAGATGGTCTTTACCGACACACTGAGCACGGGAAGCATCGCCGCGGAATACACCCGAAATATCGAAACACCGGAAGAAGAGAGAAAACAGTTCAGTATCAGTGATGAAGAGATCATGGTATTGGCCGGGTATGCCATCAAAGTGGAGAAACACTACTCCAAAGAGGCGGGCTACGACAAACCGATGGATATGGAGTGGGCGAAGGATGGTATTGACGGACAGCTCTATATGGTACAGGCACGCCCTGAAACGGTAGAGTCTCAGAAAAAAGGCAATATCCTGGAGATGTACCGGCTCAAAGAGAAAGGAAGGGTCCTGGTGACAGGGAGGGCGGTCGGCACCAAGATCGGTACGGGGAAGGTGCGCTATATTCCCGATGCCTCAGCCCTGAACGAATTCAAAGCAGGAGAGGTCCTGCTGGCCGATACAACAACGCCGGACTGGGAACCTGTAATGAAGATAGCCTCTGCCATCGTCACGAACAGAGGAGGGCGCACCTGCCATGCCGCCATCGTCAGCAGGGAACTTGGTATACCGGCGGTGGTCGGCTCCGACAATGCCACCGACGTGCTTAAAAACGGACAGGAAGTGACAGTGAGTTGTGCCGAGGGCGAGAATGGGTATGTCTACGAAGGGAAACTCGACTTCGAGATCGTCAAAACCGACCTGAGCGATCTGCCGAAGACCAAAACAGAGATCATGATGAATCTCGGTAACCCGGATATTGCTTTTTCCCTCGCTTCTCTGCCTGTCGACGGTATCGGACTGGCGCGTATGGAATTCATCATCAACGAATACATCAAAGCCCATCCGATGGCACTGAAACACCCGGAGAAGGTCGATGCAAAGACAAGGGAAGCACTGGAAGCACTCAGCGAATCTTTTGACTCTATGGAAGATTTCTTCATCAAGCGCCTCTCGGAAGGGGTAGCGACCATCGCGGCAACGGTCTACCCCAAACCCTGTGTGGTGCGAATGAGCGACTTCAAGTCCAACGAATACGCCACACTGCTCGGCGGCAAGTTCTTCGAACCGTTCGAAGCCAATCCTATGATCGGCTTCAGGGGAGCGGCGCGTTATGCCCATCCCGCCTATGAAGAGGGCTTCTCTCTGGAATGTGCGGCCATGAAGCGCGTACGTGACGAGATGGGCTTTGACAATGTCATTTTGATGATCCCCTTCTGCCGCCGTGTCGATGAAGGAAAACGGGTGATAGAGACGATGGAGAAATACGGCCTGAAACGCGGAGAGAACGGTCTGCAGGTCTACGTCATGTGCGAGATCCCGAACAATGTCATCTCCATTGACGGTTTCAGCGAGGTCTTTGACGGTTTCAGCATCGGCAGCAATGACCTGACACAGCTGACGCTTGGGGTCGATCGTGACAGTGAGATCGTCGCTTTCGACTATGACGAACGGGACCCCGGTGTCATGAAGATGATAGAGATGGCCGTAGAGGGGGCGCAGCGCAACAAACGCCACAGCGGCATCTGCGGACAGGCACCTTCGGACTATCCTGAAGTGGCGGAGTTCCTGGTCAAACTGGGTATCGACTCTATCAGCCTCAATCCCGACTCCGTACTCAGTACTCTGCCCAGGATCGTAGAAGTAGAGAAAAAGCTGGGAAGGTAG
- a CDS encoding dihydrolipoyl dehydrogenase family protein: MTYDYDILFLGGGLNYAGAVTAAKAGLRTALVEKKMEHLGGTCLHNGCIPSKMYLQAAETVRASKKSHFSGSIRLDLAKLDEEKESMLSMATGAITRQCSDVELIKGEGVLIAPYTVRVDTRTVTAEKIVIGTGSHPFIPEGIVYDGDAVISSDEVLGMQELPEKIAVYGSGAIGLEMAAFFAAAGVETELIWRHDTLLKKAHPMISNQLKKQFEKLGVTLLPEHSIKTAQKREQGVHIVFEDGKEHSVPKLLVATGRRSNTDVIQTNEIEIGKRGIETDVHFETTLADHYAVGDCNGKIQLAHAARAEVLYVVRRILGKKPDTVMMDSVVKFIHTLPCSYAYVGKTRSQLQDEGIHYHESSVPLNGLPYPHIHDADLGMMAVYSDEENFIVGAELFAPQAEELIAIVAMAIAGEMDADLAKRTILAHPTFSESLEKCFLHL, encoded by the coding sequence ATGACCTATGACTACGATATCCTTTTTCTGGGCGGCGGTTTGAACTATGCAGGCGCGGTAACCGCAGCGAAAGCAGGACTGCGCACGGCATTGGTGGAAAAGAAGATGGAACACCTGGGCGGGACCTGCCTGCATAACGGCTGTATCCCCTCCAAGATGTATTTGCAGGCCGCTGAAACGGTCCGTGCTTCGAAAAAGAGCCATTTCTCGGGAAGTATCCGCTTAGATCTGGCAAAACTCGATGAAGAGAAGGAGAGTATGCTCTCGATGGCGACCGGAGCGATCACCAGACAGTGCAGCGATGTCGAACTGATCAAAGGGGAAGGGGTACTCATTGCCCCCTATACCGTCAGGGTCGATACGCGTACCGTCACGGCAGAAAAGATCGTTATCGGGACAGGGTCACATCCGTTCATACCGGAAGGCATCGTTTATGACGGGGATGCTGTCATCAGCAGTGACGAGGTACTTGGCATGCAGGAGCTTCCTGAGAAGATTGCCGTGTACGGAAGCGGTGCCATAGGCCTGGAAATGGCAGCATTCTTTGCAGCTGCAGGTGTGGAGACAGAGCTGATATGGCGGCATGATACACTGCTGAAAAAAGCGCATCCGATGATCTCGAACCAGTTGAAGAAGCAGTTTGAAAAGCTCGGTGTAACACTTTTGCCGGAGCATTCGATCAAAACAGCACAAAAGAGAGAGCAGGGCGTGCATATTGTCTTTGAAGACGGTAAAGAGCATTCTGTACCCAAACTGCTGGTCGCGACCGGCCGCCGCAGCAATACAGATGTCATTCAGACAAACGAGATAGAGATAGGAAAACGGGGTATCGAGACCGATGTACACTTCGAGACGACACTTGCAGACCATTATGCCGTCGGCGACTGTAACGGTAAAATACAGCTTGCCCATGCGGCAAGGGCGGAAGTGCTTTACGTTGTACGCCGCATTTTGGGAAAAAAACCCGATACGGTCATGATGGATAGTGTCGTCAAGTTCATTCATACGCTGCCCTGTTCCTATGCCTATGTGGGAAAGACCCGTTCCCAACTGCAGGATGAAGGTATACACTATCATGAAAGCAGTGTCCCTCTGAACGGATTGCCCTATCCGCATATACACGATGCCGATCTTGGTATGATGGCCGTTTACAGTGACGAAGAGAATTTCATTGTCGGTGCAGAGCTCTTCGCACCACAGGCGGAAGAGCTCATCGCGATCGTTGCCATGGCCATTGCAGGGGAGATGGATGCCGATCTTGCAAAACGGACGATCCTGGCACATCCGACATTCAGTGAAAGTTTGGAAAAATGTTTCCTTCATCTATAA
- a CDS encoding 2-oxo acid dehydrogenase subunit E2, translating to MDYKIVMPRLSDSMDEGQLVEWKIKPGDVVRNGDVIAEVESDKAVMEIQTFKSGRVKEILIEPGTIVPVGTAMAVIDTNVSSRSSAQSAALPKEKHPRVQPVPETKREPAKVQSSSSNTIDMLAGISNTSAGEKSTYTEGNASPRARAIAAKYGLDIETLQKEGKLPVPAHSADVKAYWLHRYFTPKALELIRRYHLSADLFESGKKHDDAEVRSYIETHEVPLPEPLDMPHKAMISIVNNALKKPVYHMTDHIDASLLNRYVSKELTVTVWLIKLFGEAMMRQKYFRLTLTDGQMQLWPNASISVAVASGEYLYMPVFRMVNKKTVAMLAKELQQFKTKIRERNLTKEDLTGSTFGISNLGMTGIEQFDAMINKDDCAIAAIGSEIDSQITITLTVDHRIVNGYQAALFMQELKALAQDAMFFREATR from the coding sequence ATGGACTATAAAATCGTCATGCCCCGGCTTTCGGATTCGATGGATGAGGGACAGCTGGTCGAATGGAAGATCAAGCCGGGGGATGTCGTTAGGAACGGTGATGTGATTGCTGAAGTGGAGAGCGACAAGGCGGTCATGGAGATACAGACCTTCAAAAGCGGCAGAGTCAAAGAGATCCTGATAGAGCCGGGGACGATCGTTCCCGTCGGGACTGCCATGGCAGTAATTGATACAAATGTATCCTCCAGGAGTTCTGCCCAGTCAGCAGCGTTACCCAAAGAGAAACATCCAAGGGTTCAGCCTGTCCCTGAAACAAAAAGAGAGCCTGCCAAAGTCCAATCCTCTTCATCAAATACCATCGATATGCTTGCAGGGATCTCCAATACCTCCGCAGGTGAGAAGTCTACTTACACCGAGGGGAATGCATCACCCAGAGCGAGAGCAATCGCGGCCAAATATGGACTCGATATAGAGACACTGCAAAAGGAAGGCAAATTGCCTGTTCCGGCACATTCAGCAGATGTAAAAGCATATTGGCTGCATCGCTATTTTACCCCCAAAGCGCTCGAACTGATCAGACGCTATCATCTGTCTGCCGACCTGTTCGAAAGCGGTAAAAAGCATGATGATGCAGAGGTAAGAAGCTATATTGAAACCCATGAGGTTCCACTGCCGGAACCGCTCGATATGCCGCACAAGGCGATGATATCCATTGTGAATAATGCGCTGAAAAAACCGGTCTACCATATGACGGACCATATCGATGCGAGCCTGTTGAACCGCTATGTGAGCAAAGAACTTACGGTCACTGTCTGGCTCATCAAACTTTTCGGTGAAGCGATGATGCGGCAGAAATATTTCCGTCTGACATTGACGGATGGACAGATGCAGCTCTGGCCGAATGCATCCATCTCTGTTGCCGTGGCCAGCGGGGAGTATCTGTATATGCCTGTTTTCAGGATGGTCAACAAAAAGACAGTGGCTATGCTCGCCAAAGAACTGCAGCAGTTCAAAACGAAGATCAGGGAACGGAACCTGACAAAAGAAGACCTGACGGGTTCGACCTTTGGTATCTCCAATCTGGGGATGACCGGAATAGAGCAGTTTGATGCCATGATCAACAAAGATGACTGTGCCATTGCAGCGATCGGCAGCGAAATAGACAGCCAGATCACCATTACCCTGACGGTCGATCACCGGATCGTCAACGGGTATCAGGCGGCACTGTTCATGCAGGAACTCAAAGCATTGGCACAGGATGCCATGTTCTTCAGGGAGGCAACACGATGA
- a CDS encoding aldolase — protein MQLTLPADVPADKEKAFVENFEETTGGSGRLMLFAGDQKVEHLNNDFYGEGIPLEDNDPEHLFKIASQADIGVFATQFGLISRYGRDYSDIPYLVKLNAKTNLIPYSAKDPYSQQWLEVDDIVRFQKSSGLDIRGVGYTLYIGSEHEHAMLREAARIVHEAHLNGWIAVLWIYPKGNFVKDQHDRHLIAGAAGVGAALGADFVKLKVPYIDGILDTDGLKEVTIAAGRSGVLCEGGDRRDEEAFLLELYQQIHHGGSRGNGTGRNIHQRPLEEAVRMANAIYAVTVRNASVEEALQILEG, from the coding sequence ATGCAATTGACCCTCCCCGCAGATGTTCCTGCCGATAAAGAAAAAGCGTTTGTAGAAAACTTTGAAGAGACGACCGGCGGCAGCGGCCGTCTGATGCTCTTTGCCGGCGATCAGAAAGTAGAACACCTGAACAATGACTTTTACGGTGAGGGCATACCTCTTGAAGACAACGACCCGGAACATCTTTTCAAGATAGCCTCACAGGCTGACATCGGTGTCTTTGCTACACAGTTCGGTCTGATCAGCCGTTACGGACGCGACTACAGTGATATCCCCTATCTGGTGAAACTCAATGCCAAGACCAATCTTATTCCCTACAGTGCAAAAGACCCTTATTCTCAACAGTGGCTTGAAGTGGACGATATCGTTCGCTTTCAAAAGAGCAGCGGACTGGATATACGCGGTGTGGGATACACCCTTTACATCGGCAGTGAACATGAGCATGCGATGCTGCGGGAAGCGGCACGCATTGTGCATGAAGCACATTTGAACGGATGGATCGCTGTCCTTTGGATCTATCCCAAAGGCAATTTCGTCAAAGATCAGCATGACAGGCATCTCATTGCCGGTGCAGCAGGTGTCGGAGCTGCGCTGGGAGCAGATTTTGTAAAACTGAAGGTGCCTTATATTGATGGTATACTTGACACTGACGGCCTGAAAGAGGTGACCATAGCGGCAGGGCGTAGCGGTGTACTCTGCGAAGGCGGAGACAGAAGAGACGAAGAGGCTTTCCTGTTGGAACTGTATCAGCAGATACATCATGGCGGAAGCCGCGGTAACGGTACAGGCCGAAACATTCATCAGCGTCCGCTTGAGGAAGCCGTTCGTATGGCAAATGCGATCTATGCGGTAACGGTCAGAAATGCTTCTGTCGAAGAGGCATTGCAGATACTTGAAGGCTGA
- a CDS encoding YfdX family protein: MKKRLLLSALTCGVLLGTTGLQAQTDKKELVQNVMQKEVKDHKQAPKEIVAGMQNTFAALKAMQANKKDEAKKALEAATKSFDAALKADPSLDIIPIDERFQAYAFMGSSDVIEARLKLAQQLLKAHDTQTAIAILTPLKDELDITVISIPMKIYPVATKKALDELNKGDDKAAFAAIAEAMNSLVIASAIVPTPLLVAQDLIMEASKLDKEKKEDAKKLLAAAKEELKRAELLGYVSRNEADYKLLNEDIEKIEKEIKGKNAVVKLYETLKNDFKKIIDNTKISKMTPQEIAEKKVNDFEKEEGQKAVKEKDEFKQEAQQDEKKTVK, translated from the coding sequence ATGAAAAAAAGATTGTTACTTTCAGCTTTAACATGTGGTGTACTTCTGGGTACAACAGGACTTCAGGCACAAACAGATAAAAAAGAGTTGGTTCAGAATGTCATGCAGAAAGAGGTCAAAGACCATAAGCAGGCACCCAAAGAGATCGTTGCCGGTATGCAGAATACGTTTGCTGCACTGAAAGCAATGCAGGCAAATAAAAAAGACGAAGCGAAAAAAGCGCTTGAGGCGGCAACAAAGAGCTTCGATGCAGCACTGAAAGCAGACCCGTCACTCGACATTATCCCTATTGATGAGAGATTTCAGGCGTATGCCTTTATGGGCTCTTCCGATGTGATAGAGGCAAGACTCAAACTGGCGCAGCAGCTTTTGAAAGCACATGATACACAGACAGCCATTGCGATACTTACACCGCTCAAAGATGAACTGGATATTACTGTCATTTCCATACCGATGAAGATCTATCCGGTCGCAACGAAAAAAGCACTGGATGAATTGAACAAAGGCGATGACAAGGCTGCATTCGCCGCCATTGCCGAAGCAATGAACAGCCTGGTCATCGCTTCGGCGATCGTTCCGACACCTTTACTCGTAGCGCAGGATCTCATTATGGAAGCATCCAAGCTGGACAAGGAAAAGAAAGAAGATGCCAAAAAACTGCTTGCAGCGGCAAAAGAGGAACTCAAAAGAGCGGAACTGCTCGGATATGTATCAAGAAACGAAGCCGATTACAAACTGCTCAATGAAGATATAGAGAAGATCGAAAAAGAGATCAAAGGCAAAAATGCGGTAGTAAAACTGTATGAAACGTTGAAAAATGACTTTAAAAAGATCATCGACAATACCAAGATCTCAAAAATGACCCCTCAGGAGATAGCGGAAAAGAAAGTCAATGATTTTGAAAAGGAAGAGGGACAAAAGGCTGTGAAAGAAAAAGATGAATTCAAGCAGGAAGCACAGCAGGATGAGAAAAAAACGGTAAAATAA
- a CDS encoding MgtC/SapB family protein → MTGLSPDLIHLIITVVFSFLVGMELKTYRQQYHAKEENLFFGTARTYTFIGILGYVFYKIDPVHLIPYIAVMITLSLLFLVLYMKKIEEGRSSILPYVVMLSVYAFGPVTELFELWMPSLLFVLIVFLLNAKPSLQRFSNDINMHEFETLGKMVLLSAVILPLLPNTHTIPYLPISPFKIWLAVVVVSGISYGGYLVQKYIFPSKGYFLTGIFGGTYSSTATTVVLARKAKAGGDNPVIDAAIIAATSMMYLRLLVVAVVFNFSVARSLALPFLVLAAAGMLIAFVYMKQGEKRTASSDFVDKNPLEFGTAFLFAGLFVLMMLVTHFVIGQYGNSGLQILSFVVGFTDIDPFILSLLTGKYTVAQTELVTAIMIAAGSNNLLKAAYSLWFGGWKGGMHSAVWIALLGVATIVWALY, encoded by the coding sequence ATGACAGGTCTTTCACCTGATCTTATTCATCTGATTATTACGGTCGTTTTCAGCTTTCTGGTAGGAATGGAGCTCAAGACATACCGGCAGCAGTATCATGCCAAAGAGGAAAACCTTTTCTTCGGTACGGCGCGTACCTATACTTTCATAGGGATACTCGGGTATGTTTTCTATAAGATCGACCCGGTACACTTAATACCGTATATTGCTGTAATGATCACACTCTCTTTACTCTTTCTGGTTTTATATATGAAGAAGATAGAGGAGGGAAGATCAAGTATTTTACCTTATGTGGTGATGCTCAGTGTCTATGCCTTCGGCCCTGTGACCGAGCTTTTTGAGCTCTGGATGCCCTCACTTCTTTTTGTACTGATCGTTTTTCTCCTGAATGCCAAGCCGTCCCTGCAGCGATTCAGCAATGATATCAATATGCATGAGTTCGAGACCTTGGGCAAAATGGTACTCCTTTCGGCCGTGATCCTTCCCCTGCTGCCCAATACACATACCATTCCCTATCTGCCCATCTCACCTTTCAAGATATGGCTGGCGGTCGTCGTTGTTTCCGGCATCAGTTACGGCGGCTATTTGGTTCAAAAGTATATTTTTCCTTCCAAAGGCTATTTTCTTACCGGTATATTCGGCGGAACGTACTCCTCTACTGCAACGACGGTCGTTCTGGCACGTAAAGCGAAAGCAGGTGGGGACAACCCCGTCATCGATGCGGCCATTATTGCCGCTACTTCCATGATGTATCTGAGGCTTTTGGTCGTGGCGGTGGTGTTCAACTTTTCTGTTGCAAGATCGCTTGCGCTTCCATTCCTCGTCCTGGCTGCAGCGGGTATGCTCATTGCATTTGTCTATATGAAACAGGGTGAGAAGAGAACCGCCAGTTCCGACTTTGTCGACAAGAACCCGCTTGAATTTGGAACTGCTTTTCTCTTTGCCGGGCTTTTTGTGCTGATGATGCTTGTCACACACTTTGTCATCGGCCAGTACGGTAACAGCGGATTGCAGATACTCTCATTCGTAGTCGGATTTACCGATATAGACCCTTTCATTCTTTCTCTTCTGACAGGCAAATATACGGTAGCACAGACAGAACTGGTCACTGCCATTATGATCGCAGCAGGTAGCAACAATCTCCTCAAAGCTGCTTACTCACTCTGGTTCGGAGGCTGGAAAGGCGGCATGCATTCCGCAGTATGGATCGCCTTGCTCGGCGTTGCCACGATCGTATGGGCACTCTACTGA
- a CDS encoding NAD(P)/FAD-dependent oxidoreductase has product MKKMERRDALKMMGLGSAALLAGGTTSVSAKTKLSTFASRKEADIVIVGGGTAGITVTARVRRSAPNARITLIAPNDVHLYQSGQVYVAAGLYREFDNKRQTKELVPDNVTLLQDKVTHFSPETNKVHTGKHGEIPYDYLIVALGCEYDYSWVEGLDVSDIGKKGIASVYLNDVNEGLASGAIISRMWLKTIRRHTQRSEQKVLFADPDGPVKGEGASLDMLFLANDMLKGNGMYKKGKDLRSKAALTLSRPGKDLFPSPEIDRALKKELQKAENITIAYEHRLVRIDKERRIAFYSHEGQTVEKTYDFLHVTPAVKPPDVLKGSGLTVEKGEYEGWLEVDEKTLQNPRYPNVFGIGDIVGLSSGKSGGAIREQAIVIQDNIAAILEGKAVPMTYNGYSVHPIKTRYGRVMLAEYTPQGLEPTFPLDPAKPRWIWWEMDLHLMRTAYFGLMMRGML; this is encoded by the coding sequence ATGAAAAAGATGGAACGGAGAGATGCACTGAAGATGATGGGACTTGGCAGTGCCGCTCTGCTGGCTGGCGGAACAACTTCCGTTTCTGCAAAAACGAAACTCTCGACCTTCGCCAGCAGAAAAGAGGCCGATATCGTCATTGTGGGTGGCGGTACGGCGGGCATTACCGTTACAGCGAGAGTGAGGAGATCGGCTCCCAACGCCAGGATCACCCTGATCGCTCCCAATGATGTACATCTCTATCAGAGCGGGCAGGTCTATGTGGCTGCCGGGCTTTACCGTGAATTTGACAACAAACGGCAGACAAAGGAACTGGTTCCGGACAATGTTACATTGCTGCAGGACAAAGTAACGCACTTTAGCCCCGAGACCAACAAGGTACACACCGGAAAACATGGAGAGATCCCGTATGACTATCTCATTGTAGCACTGGGCTGTGAGTATGATTATAGCTGGGTCGAAGGGCTGGACGTCTCCGACATCGGGAAAAAAGGGATCGCCAGTGTCTACCTGAACGATGTCAATGAAGGGCTGGCGTCAGGTGCCATCATTTCACGTATGTGGCTCAAAACCATACGAAGGCATACCCAGCGCTCTGAGCAGAAAGTACTCTTTGCCGACCCGGATGGACCGGTAAAAGGAGAGGGTGCTTCTCTTGACATGCTCTTTCTTGCCAACGATATGCTCAAAGGCAACGGCATGTACAAAAAAGGAAAGGATCTTCGGAGCAAAGCAGCATTGACTTTGAGCAGACCCGGTAAAGATCTCTTCCCCTCTCCTGAAATAGACAGGGCTCTGAAAAAAGAGTTGCAAAAGGCAGAAAATATAACGATCGCCTATGAACATCGTCTCGTACGCATCGATAAAGAGAGAAGGATCGCTTTCTACTCCCATGAAGGACAGACCGTTGAAAAAACCTATGATTTCCTTCATGTGACACCGGCCGTAAAACCACCCGATGTTCTGAAAGGTTCCGGACTTACAGTGGAAAAAGGGGAATATGAAGGCTGGCTTGAGGTCGATGAAAAAACGCTGCAGAATCCCCGGTATCCCAATGTTTTTGGTATCGGGGACATTGTAGGGCTTTCTTCAGGAAAAAGCGGAGGTGCCATTCGGGAGCAGGCTATCGTGATCCAGGACAATATTGCTGCCATTCTGGAAGGCAAAGCAGTGCCAATGACATACAACGGATACTCTGTCCACCCGATAAAGACACGGTATGGAAGGGTGATGCTTGCCGAGTATACACCCCAGGGCCTGGAACCGACATTCCCGCTCGATCCTGCGAAACCGAGATGGATCTGGTGGGAGATGGACCTGCATCTGATGCGGACTGCCTATTTCGGCCTGATGATGAGAGGCATGCTGTAG